TGGAACCGCCTCGTCCCCATGCTATGGTTAAGTTGGTGGTGAGCTTTCAGCCGTGAAACTGAATGCTCCACGGCGTCGTTGCACCGTAGCGGAGCCTCCGGCTTTTGTGCAGGGGTAGGCATCCCGTACCGGACGGGAGAAGCTGGCCATTACTAAATCTCCATCGGGTGCGGGGAAAAGCGGAACGGCAAACGTACTACGTTTGTCGTGTGGGTGGGGTGAGGAAACTGTACTCCAGTTTCGGACAGAAGGAATTTGCAAGCATGAAGTGACGCTCCCCAACGGTAGATGGGCTTAGTTGATGGAAACGTGTCCCTTCCGCACTGGACTCCATACACCCTCGCCCTCGCTAGCCGGCGCACGAAAGTCCATTCCATTGACAACTTGGTATGTGGAAAACCGCACTTCGGGGGAGGGGCGCAGTGGGAGGTACCCCTTCCGCTGCCCAATGGCGCCGAAGATGGGGAGGGACTTTCTGTTTGAGTTCCCCACCTACAGGAAGCAGTTGCGGCGGATGGCCAACAAGGGCCGCTTTCAAgtgcaggaagaaaaataattccCCCCGTCACACTCCGGAGGTGATGGCATTGGTGACCGACCTTGTTCCACTCGGTGGTGGACGCTCTGCCGCCCTCGAGAAGAAAATATTAGAGTGCGTGCATGCGATTCACTTTCGGTAAGCACAAGCGGCAACGGGACTGGATCACAAGGTCGAATAAGTTTGGTACCCCCGAAGGCGGTTGCAACCTCAGAGTAGTTCCTTTTCGCttcactttctccttttccgtcGTTTGAGGGAAGGCGAACTTCCGCGACGGTTGGCGAGCAGAGTGGGGTCTACACTCATTCCCATAGTGCTTCCCCGCCGCGCTGACAACGATCTACGGTGACACGGTGCTGCGCTTGCCAACAAACTAGGGTAAAGGAACTGTGCTTGAAAAATGATTGGCAACTAAAGGCTATTTTCCTAGAGGCCTCTTGCCGGAACTTGCGGGCGCGAAGTGGTGTGCAGTTGGCGGGATGAGCCCCCGGAAAAGGCGCACACTTCCAAGCATGTCGTCCTTTTAGGCGCCGGCCTTGCGACCACACCCTCAAACGTTGCTCCGCGTTGTGCTTGTGCGCGTTTCGGTGACCTTGGTGGTCGTGATCTAAACAAAAGTGTACAATAAGAGTAAATTCTGGCGTATGTTGAGTGTGCCGCTTCCAGCACCTTTTTCATGCACTCTGGTGACGTTTTCCACCGCATCGGGAGTGGGATGCGCAATGAAGGCGGCAACGGTGGAAAGCGCTGCGAAGAGGATTGGGGTAGAGGAAGTGCCAGAGGGATACGACGAAGGAATAAGAAAATGAGGCTCTGCCTAGTTCAAGAAACGGACCCGACATGGGATGAAAAGTGTACAAGTGGTGGCGGGATAAAGGAACACGGGAACGCCGAAGATGACGGGCTGCACAGGGAAGGGAGGAGCAGATGGTGGGGAAACCGCATGAACTTACCACCCTTCAATTTTCACAGCCACGTGGCGGGCTCCGGTGGGGTTGGGAGGGGCAAGGGGGATGGGGAATAAATATCGCAGAATTACCGCACCCCTCGTCCTGGATGAATCCGGTTCCTTGGCCACGTTGGAACGTTGAACCGAATAGACCGTGTAAACTGCGCGCCATCAGGCGGCTCGAGGCTACAGCACTTTCAAACACAGCGAAAGTGGCGATCCCGAAGCAGACAAGGGATTTGTTCTGCAAGGAATAAAAGGAATTCCACACCTCGTTACACAAAGTGGCGTCTCCACCTTCCACACCCGGGGAAAGTAACTTTGGGGCGCCGGAGCATCACTGCTTTTGCGCTGCCTCAGTTCCACCCGCTTTCTCACAACGTCTCCGTGGTGAACATATTTCGTAACCCGCTATCCTTGCTGATGCTCACAGCTGCATCGGCCTCCGAAGGATGGAGGTTGGAATGGGCTGTTGTAAACTCTCCTCCGCCTGTAGGGTCCCAAATTCGGAAGGATTGAAGTCTCAATGGTCTGACCCAACGTAATATCTGCATATGCCCCTTCGGTGATTTAGCGGCACATTGGGTAGGAGAGACTGATTGGACGACTACAAGCTCCAGCCAACGAATTCGATTGGATTTGGTGGCCGTAAGGGCTCTAACTGCCTGGAACAATTGCTTTAGAGAGCTTTTTGGGAAAATGCCTCCCTAACCCCAACGACATCAAACTACGcacggggagggggaaactaTTTACGGCGAAAGCGGGCTCGAGAGTCACTGGCTTTGCGAATAGCAGTTCACACCTGCCCTGCGGATGTGCATGATTTGGTGGGAAAGGTGGAAAGTTGGAAATGCTGCCACTATGCGGTTCGAGGGTCAGGAGGATCCGCTGTCATATGATCAAGTGATGTGTCTGAGAAggagggagaaggggaaggggatgCCAGAAAGGCCGATTCGCCGCGGCCCACGCGCTGCAACATGAGAACCCTTTGCTTAAACAGCGTGGGACCCGCAGTGAGAAAGTATGGTGGGAGGGTGGGCTTTGGTTTTTCCAACTTCCTGTGAAGAGATCGACCGTTACAACTTTGTGTCAATCCATCTGGTGCCGACCTACTCTTATTAACATTTCCGCCGTTTCGGTTTGTCCTCACTACTTCTGATGAGAGAATAACCGCAAAGGGCATTGACTACGCTCCAAATGAAagataattaaaaaagagagcacaGGGAGAATGAAATGCAGCGACGGGCACTGTGCGGAACAACCGCCACTGCCGCATTCGTACCAATATATGCGTAATTTGAGCAATGCTACTCCAGTGGAAGGatgaagggaggggagaaggtTTGTTCCCCACCACCTCCACCGGTCCGTTACTCAAACACAACGTCCCGAGGACAGCTATGTTTGAAAGTAAGAAAATGTCGATAAATGGGGTTAGATGGATCTTAACAACacataaagaaataaattaCGGGGGAATAGGAACTGGAGCATTAGTCCCAGCCAAATACCCCCATATCGTCAcccctttccttcatccCCCGCAGTACTTCTCATACCCGAGGTGGAATGAGTGACTCGGAGGGGCCGAGATACTTCACCCCACACCCGACAGGGGACTGCAGTAACATCTCAAACGGCTTCTTCGGGTGGTCAATCAGCTCCTTATATTCGTCGGGAAGCGATACAACCTTGACTTTCTCAAGTAACTCGCGGTCTCCGAAGAAAAACTTCTCGAATGGTGTTGGGAAGTGCTCCATGAGCATAGCCACGGCTTCAGGAAGGTCCTCCTtaagaacaaacaagaaacagtTCGCCCCGGCATCGAAGGTGTAAGCCAGTGCTGTGCGGCCCTTCTTCGCATTGTAGGCTTTCACGAGGCGGATCATCGCGTAGCTGTCCTCCGTCGCATACGTAATCTTCGGTTCGGTGGTCGCGCATATCTCCTGCAGGTCGTCCGATTCAAGCATTGCAATCTCTGCAAAGGTTGCGAAATCCCTCGCCTTTATAGCTCTCGAGGCAATTTTCATGCGCTCCGGTACGGTTTCTGAGATGCGCTTCTTCATCAAAGGCGACGTTTTGAGGGACTGCTGCATGCCCTTGGTGCTGGAGACATCCTTCTGTGCCCCTTTAAGGATAGCGCACATCACCTGTATCTCGGGCCAATGCGTTTCGTCAACAAATTGTGTGGCCACACAGTCGCTACCATCAGGTTTCTCCCCCTTGTTCCATATAACGAAACCCCCAAAGGCACTGCGGCAGGCGCTGCCAGATCCAAGGCGAGCAAGCATTGAGACGTTAGTGGTGGACTTGAAAGCACGGATGAGCGCCGCCGACATGGCGCAGTAGCCGCTAGCGGAAGAGGCCATCCCAGCGGCAGTTGGGAAGTTGTTCTCCGATACGATGttcacctttttgtttttcaggtCTTCGGGGCATGTGATCCTGAGATGAAGGAGCATCGACTGGACCCGTGGAGTCTTTCCCACATCAACCTCGGTGCCGTTCAGTCGCAACGTGTCTGTCTCGATGTCGTCCCTGAGTTCCACGGAGGTTTTGCTACGAAACGGGCTTGCGGAGAGCGTGATGCTAAAAGAGTCATTTGTGGGGAGTATCAGCGTCTCTCCACCCTCACGCTTACCCCAGTACTTGATAAAAGCGATGTTGATGGGTGCCTCGACGGTGACACACTGGTCGGACATAGAGCCGCTTTGCCACGCAGCAATTAATTCTTCCCTCGCTTTACCTACGCTGAGGTCAGTAAGAAAGGGGAAGTAAGTACTGAGGGGAAAAAGTGATTGAGAAAACAATTTAAAAGCTACAAGCTCCGTTCACATTAcgatttcccccctctttttgcgGATAGGAAACGCCACGCCTGGGTCGAATCTGCGACCCGCAATGCTAGGCCACACTCTGGCAGGAACGCAAGATGGTGGCCACCCTGTTATGTGCGGCGAAGGAGGCTTGTGGTACACTTGGCGGGGTCAGCGGAGCCACCGAGGCCTCAGCCTCCCAACCAAATCCTACAAGAGCCTCTAACGCATCTTCGGCATCGGCGTGCTTCTCCGTGCTTTTTGACACCATGCGCCGACCTGTCAGCAGGGTCAACGCAAAGTCGGCATCGTCAGGATGGAACAACTCCACGACTGTAGCGAATGAGCCACCGTTGGAAGCAAAACTGAAAGCGTAATCCGCAACGGGACCAACGTGTCTGGTGAGTTTCGATAGCAGCCCCGCGGGGTCGCAAGTGGACAGCGGCACCGGCACCGCGTTTCGTATCCGTGCGCTCGCTAGTGGGGTATTGCCCTGCACAAAGCCTTCACTAGATGGGCCGCTAACGTCGGTGGCTGCCGTTGTTTCACCACGAAGCAGTGCCGTCAACTCTCCATCCGTCTCACGAATGCCTTCCGTCGTCCTCTCCAACGATTCTTGCGCGCGGCAGTACGACTCCTGGAGCTCCAACAGTCTTTGCAGCAACTCCCCGCCCTCAGCCGCCTGCTCGCTAGTTTCCAACATTTCCGGAATGGCACGTACAAGCAGCTCATCCATTTGCAAGTCGCGGGGCATCAGGTGGTTCTTTGGGAGATTTGGATTCATTTCCAATTTagttttctcctcttgtaCGCCCCCCGCGGCGCCCTCTAGAGTAGCCACTGCAGCCGTTTGTTTCTTGAACACGTTGGAGTGTATTTCGATGGCATGATTCTTCAGCCGTTCGCCATCAAGGTGGTCTACCGCCAGCCGCGCCGCTGAACTCTGGTGGAAACGAACCCAGTAAAATGACCGTTGCCGGGAAGCATCGTATCGCATTTTCAACTCATCAATGTCCCCAATAATACGCAACCATTCGTGCACATCTTCAGCGAGTACCGCCGAGAGGTCATCAACAAAGACGTGCACAACCCTTGCGTCACCTCGATCGGCCATTGCTTTCCGGAATAGGGAAGGAGAGGGATTGTCGCGCACACGGGCAGGGAGAGGGGCAACAGTTGGTTCACAGAAAGATGTACAGAACAACGGAGGCCCGCAGTACGTGCTCAAACTGGCACAGGGACCATACGTTTAAGAACACCAAATtgaaataaaggaaacaaaaaagtataaTTAGGTGTAAAGAGGGAGTAGgacaaaaggggaaacatAGGTGCTATCccctggtggtggtgacccTAGCAACGAAGAACGAGCCACAGTTATTCCATAGTTAATGTTTACGACAAATCAAACGCATTTATTTTGTATATAACATTGTCTatgtattttcctttacgAATTATTTCTACGAATTAGCCTTTTCAGCCTCctcagtttttttgtt
This region of Trypanosoma brucei gambiense DAL972 chromosome 10, complete sequence genomic DNA includes:
- a CDS encoding T. brucei spp.-specific protein; amino-acid sequence: MEWTFVRRLARARVYGVQCGRDTFPSTKPIYRWGASLHACKFLLSETGVQFPHPTHTTNVVRLPFRFSPHPMEI
- a CDS encoding diphosphomevalonate decarboxylase, putative; this encodes MSDQCVTVEAPINIAFIKYWGKREGGETLILPTNDSFSITLSASPFRSKTSVELRDDIETDTLRLNGTEVDVGKTPRVQSMLLHLRITCPEDLKNKKVNIVSENNFPTAAGMASSASGYCAMSAALIRAFKSTTNVSMLARLGSGSACRSAFGGFVIWNKGEKPDGSDCVATQFVDETHWPEIQVMCAILKGAQKDVSSTKGMQQSLKTSPLMKKRISETVPERMKIASRAIKARDFATFAEIAMLESDDLQEICATTEPKITYATEDSYAMIRLVKAYNAKKGRTALAYTFDAGANCFLFVLKEDLPEAVAMLMEHFPTPFEKFFFGDRELLEKVKVVSLPDEYKELIDHPKKPFEMLLQSPVGCGVKYLGPSESLIPPRV
- a CDS encoding RBP27 homolog, with protein sequence MADRGDARVVHVFVDDLSAVLAEDVHEWLRIIGDIDELKMRYDASRQRSFYWVRFHQSSAARLAVDHLDGERLKNHAIEIHSNVFKKQTAAVATLEGAAGGVQEEKTKLEMNPNLPKNHLMPRDLQMDELLVRAIPEMLETSEQAAEGGELLQRLLELQESYCRAQESLERTTEGIRETDGELTALLRGETTAATDVSGPSSEGFVQGNTPLASARIRNAVPVPLSTCDPAGLLSKLTRHVGPVADYAFSFASNGGSFATVVELFHPDDADFALTLLTGRRMVSKSTEKHADAEDALEALVGFGWEAEASVAPLTPPSVPQASFAAHNRVATILRSCQSVA